Proteins encoded together in one Urocitellus parryii isolate mUroPar1 chromosome 3, mUroPar1.hap1, whole genome shotgun sequence window:
- the Ficd gene encoding protein adenylyltransferase FICD, whose translation MTLMPMATVMAVTEPKWVPVWGRFLWVTLLSMALGSLLALLLPLGTMEEQCLAVLKGFYLLRSKLDRAQHAVTKCTSPSTELSVTSQDAELLVVKTKASPAGKLEARAALNQALEMKRQGKRGKAHKLFLHALKMDPDFADALTEFGIFSEEDKDIIRADYLFTRALTISPFHEKALVYRDRTLPLVEEIDQRYFSIIDSKVKKVMSIPKGNSALRRVMEETYYHHIYHTVAIEGNTLTLSEIRHILETRYAVPGKSLEEQNEVIGMHAAMKYINATLLSRIGSVTTSDVLEIHRRVLGYVDPVEAGRFRTTQVLVGHHIPPHPQDVEKQMHEFIQWLNSEDAMHLHPVEFAALAHYKLVYIHPFIDGNGRTSRLLMNLILMQAGYPPVTIRKEQRAEYYHVLEAANEGDVRPFIRFIAKCTETTLDTLLLATTEYSVALPEANPNHSGFKETLPVKP comes from the exons ATGACGCTCATGCCAATGGCTACAGTGATGGCGGTGACTGAACCGAAATGGGTCCCAGTTTGGGGCCGTTTCCTATGGGTGACATTGCTGAGCATGGCACTGGGGTCACTGTTGGCCCTACTGCTGCCACTGGGGACCATGGAAGAACAGTGCTTAGCTGTGCTTAAAGGCTTCTACCTGCTCAGGAGCAAACTGGACAGGGCACAGCATGCTGTCACCAAGTGCACCAGCCCATCCACAGAGCTCAGTGTCACCTCCCAGGACGCGGAGCTGCTGGTGGTCAAGACCAAGGCGTCTCCAG CAGGTAAGCTGGAGGCCAGAGCGGCCCTGAACCAGGCCCTGGAGATGAAGCGCCAGGGCAAGCGGGGCAAGGCGCACAAGCTCTTCCTGCACGCCCTCAAGATGGACCCGGACTTCGCGGATGCGCTCACCGAGTTCGGCATCTTCTCGGAAGAAGACAAGGACATCATCCGCGCCGACTACCTGTTCACCAGGGCGCTGACCATCTCACCCTTCCACGAGAAGGCGCTCGTCTACCGGGACCGGACGCTGCCGCTGGTGGAGGAGATTGACCAGCGCTACTTCAGCATCATCGACAGCAAGGTCAAGAAGGTCATGTCCATCCCCAAGGGCAACTCGGCGCTGCGCAGGGTCATGGAGGAGACCTACTACCACCACATCTACCACACGGTGGCCATCGAGGGCAACACCCTGACGCTCTCGGAGATCCGGCACATCCTGGAGACCCGCTACGCCGTGCCGGGCAAGAGCCTGGAGGAGCAGAACGAGGTCATCGGCATGCACGCCGCCATGAAGTACATCAACGCCACCCTGCTGTCCCGCATCGGCTCCGTCACCACCAGCGACGTGCTGGAGATCCACAGGCGGGTGCTGGGCTACGTGGACCCCGTGGAGGCCGGCAGGTTCCGGACGACCCAGGTCCTGGTGGGACACCACATCCCCCCGCATCCCCAGGACGTGGAGAAGCAGATGCACGAGTTCATCCAGTGGCTCAACTCGGAGGACGCCATGCACCTGCACCCCGTGGAGTTCGCAGCCCTGGCCCACTACAAACTCGTCTACATCCACCCCTTCATCGACGGCAACGGGAGGACGTCTCGCCTGCTCATGAACCTCATCCTCATGCAGGCCGGCTACCCGCCCGTCACCATCCGCAAGGAGCAGCGGGCCGAGTACTACCACGTGCTGGAGGCCGCCAACGAGGGCGACGTGAGGCCCTTCATCCGCTTCATCGCCAAGTGCACCGAGACCACCCTGGACACCCTGCTCTTAGCCACCACCGAGTACTCCGTGGCGCTGCCGGAAGCCAACCCCAACCATTCTGGGTTCAAGGAGACCCTTCCTGTGAAGCCCTAG